In Gammaproteobacteria bacterium, one DNA window encodes the following:
- a CDS encoding DUF4156 domain-containing protein: MSAFKPWNKLTRKVLLAMLILSSTEVSAQSNKMPAQPEKNTTVTMVLGAEAPDGCELLGKVKGSSKENDNDTNSAPYVERLIKARNNLRNETQKLGGNTVHITYSNNSGKYEVPGADKEIIFIGNAYRCD, encoded by the coding sequence ATGAGCGCTTTCAAACCATGGAATAAATTAACGAGAAAAGTATTGCTGGCTATGCTGATCTTAAGCAGCACCGAAGTTTCCGCACAATCGAACAAAATGCCGGCGCAACCGGAAAAAAACACAACAGTGACGATGGTGCTCGGTGCGGAAGCTCCGGATGGTTGTGAATTGCTCGGCAAGGTTAAAGGTTCTTCAAAAGAAAACGACAACGACACAAACAGCGCGCCGTATGTAGAGCGACTGATCAAAGCGCGCAACAACTTAAGAAACGAAACGCAAAAACTGGGCGGCAATACCGTGCATATCACGTATTCCAATAATTCGGGGAAATACGAGGTTCCCGGTGCGGATAAGGAAATCATATTCATCGGTAATGCTTACCGCTGCGATTAA
- a CDS encoding LemA family protein, with the protein MEIIVYLSLAGVAIAVAYGVMLYNRLVDIKHSVSQAWSNIDVLLKQRHDELPKLVETCKQFMGYEQETLKQVIAARSQVASAREAGNIGALGAAESSLRLGLGNLFAVAEDYPELKASEKFQHLQARISGLENSIADRREYYNEAAKINNVRIEQFPDVIIANWFKFKPRDLLEFSAADKQDVNIGKLFG; encoded by the coding sequence TTGGAAATTATCGTTTATCTTTCCCTGGCAGGTGTGGCCATTGCCGTCGCATACGGCGTCATGCTGTACAACCGGTTAGTGGATATCAAACATAGCGTGTCGCAGGCGTGGTCGAATATCGATGTGCTTTTGAAGCAGCGTCACGATGAATTGCCCAAGCTGGTCGAGACGTGCAAGCAATTCATGGGGTATGAACAGGAAACGCTGAAGCAAGTGATTGCGGCGCGTTCGCAAGTGGCTAGCGCGCGCGAAGCAGGCAATATCGGTGCGCTGGGTGCGGCGGAGAGTAGCTTGCGTCTCGGTCTGGGCAATCTGTTTGCGGTTGCGGAGGATTATCCCGAATTGAAAGCCAGCGAAAAATTCCAGCATTTGCAGGCACGCATCAGCGGATTGGAAAATAGCATCGCCGACCGGCGCGAGTATTACAACGAAGCGGCGAAGATCAATAATGTGCGGATCGAGCAATTTCCCGATGTCATCATCGCCAATTGGTTTAAATTCAAACCGCGCGATTTGCTCGAATTCAGCGCAGCGGACAAGCAGGATGTCAATATCGGCAAGCTGTTCGGCTGA
- a CDS encoding E3 ubiquitin--protein ligase: MNQILAEIPPQDYPYVLGTLIAAALICFYLFMRNWKRLRLIEDTPTAKLRSAHQGYVELEGKGRFIDDQPIFAPLSNHPCLWYSSKIEEQETFTENGRTQTRWSVVYSNTSEHHFRLTDGASSCDVDPDRAEVNGNEKLVWYGNAEWPTRTQMLESQSIVHAMSNRYRYSESLILPGQPLYILGQFSTASAMTQKSVRDVMIGVIDEWKRDQPALRQRFDTNRDGNIDQQEWEAARSEAQAEAQRIYDQLAVEPDTHIIAKPRNSSQPFIISVYPQALLAQKFRRNSYAALTACVVSVCATVWLMHVHG; the protein is encoded by the coding sequence ATGAATCAAATACTGGCAGAGATTCCGCCGCAGGACTATCCCTATGTGCTGGGGACATTAATAGCGGCGGCATTGATTTGTTTTTACTTGTTTATGCGCAACTGGAAACGCCTGCGTCTCATCGAGGATACGCCGACGGCGAAATTGCGTTCGGCGCATCAGGGGTATGTCGAACTGGAAGGAAAAGGCCGGTTCATCGATGATCAGCCAATTTTTGCGCCGCTCAGCAACCATCCCTGCTTGTGGTACTCCAGCAAAATTGAAGAGCAGGAAACGTTCACCGAAAACGGCCGGACCCAAACGCGCTGGAGCGTTGTGTACTCAAATACCAGTGAACATCATTTCAGGCTTACCGACGGCGCCAGCAGTTGCGATGTCGACCCGGACCGCGCGGAAGTCAACGGCAACGAGAAACTGGTGTGGTACGGCAATGCCGAGTGGCCGACCCGCACGCAAATGCTGGAAAGCCAGTCGATCGTGCACGCCATGTCGAACCGCTACCGTTACAGCGAATCGCTGATACTGCCGGGGCAGCCGCTGTATATTCTAGGGCAATTCAGTACCGCATCCGCCATGACGCAGAAATCTGTGCGCGATGTCATGATCGGTGTGATCGACGAGTGGAAACGCGATCAACCGGCGTTGCGGCAACGCTTCGATACCAACCGTGACGGCAATATCGATCAACAGGAGTGGGAAGCGGCGCGCTCCGAGGCGCAGGCCGAAGCGCAACGCATTTACGATCAGCTCGCTGTAGAGCCGGATACCCATATCATTGCAAAACCGCGTAATTCTTCGCAGCCGTTCATCATCTCGGTGTACCCGCAAGCGTTATTGGCGCAAAAGTTCCGCCGCAATAGCTACGCCGCACTGACCGCGTGTGTCGTATCGGTTTGCGCGACCGTTTGGCTGATGCATGTGCATGGCTGA
- a CDS encoding CHAD domain-containing protein: MEIELKLALQPRHAPRIRHHPLLSSSQPQQHALLSIYFDTPKFDLMRRGIALRVRRIGKQWIQTLKAEAHSVGALTSRPEWEAVVAHGDRPDFSALPQAALDLLSGIKHKRVAPVFTTEFRRTTWQIGDGAAQAEVALDRGKITAAGRSRVICEVEIELKSGKPEFLFDIAEQLLHAAPLHVEPRSKAERGYVLCGAVTPSPAKSIRPAIDKDQPAGEAWNAILQAALVQLSANVPGFLENAHDIEYLHQLRVALRRLRTGVQLAKSLGQETPAWERPLRELMHALNPARDWDVFQHEILPGILPVLAAQAPHTAAKDDTLAVLQNAAAQARQRAQALLLRPAFTQLILDIGRSLLMTPADSHRRDTQTWAATLLEQCWQKLRKRCHGFAALNPAERHLVRIAAKKMRYSAEAFASLHGKRATPFIAALAALQDELGAENDRHMAMRLLQGLPKETAAVSFQLGQLSGSLAFAAAQHDQLSSASWKKLAGSTLFWR; this comes from the coding sequence ATGGAAATCGAGCTGAAGCTGGCTTTGCAGCCTCGCCATGCCCCCCGCATCCGGCATCACCCCTTGCTCAGCAGCAGTCAACCGCAACAGCATGCATTGCTCAGCATTTATTTCGATACCCCGAAGTTTGACCTGATGCGGCGCGGCATCGCATTACGCGTGCGCCGCATCGGTAAGCAGTGGATTCAGACGCTGAAAGCCGAAGCACACTCGGTCGGCGCGCTCACCAGCCGCCCGGAATGGGAAGCGGTTGTCGCGCATGGCGACCGGCCGGATTTCTCGGCATTGCCGCAAGCGGCGCTGGATTTACTGAGCGGCATCAAGCACAAACGTGTCGCGCCGGTATTCACCACCGAATTCCGGCGCACAACGTGGCAAATCGGCGATGGTGCCGCGCAAGCCGAAGTGGCGCTTGATCGCGGCAAGATCACGGCCGCCGGACGAAGCCGGGTGATTTGTGAAGTGGAAATCGAACTCAAATCCGGCAAACCGGAATTTCTGTTCGATATCGCCGAACAACTGCTGCATGCCGCGCCGTTGCACGTCGAGCCGCGCAGCAAAGCGGAGCGCGGCTATGTCTTGTGCGGTGCCGTGACTCCCAGTCCGGCCAAATCTATACGCCCAGCCATCGATAAAGACCAACCCGCCGGTGAAGCCTGGAATGCCATTCTGCAGGCAGCGCTGGTGCAGTTATCCGCCAACGTGCCCGGTTTTTTGGAAAATGCGCACGACATCGAATACCTGCACCAACTGCGCGTGGCATTACGGCGCTTGCGCACGGGTGTGCAATTGGCGAAATCATTGGGGCAGGAAACACCCGCCTGGGAGCGACCGCTACGTGAATTGATGCACGCACTGAACCCGGCGCGTGACTGGGACGTATTTCAGCACGAAATCTTGCCCGGCATCCTGCCGGTTCTGGCGGCGCAGGCACCGCATACAGCCGCCAAAGATGACACCCTTGCAGTGTTGCAAAATGCCGCCGCACAAGCCCGCCAGCGTGCGCAAGCGCTATTGCTGCGACCAGCCTTCACTCAACTTATACTCGACATCGGCCGCAGCCTGCTGATGACTCCCGCCGATTCGCACCGGCGTGATACCCAAACTTGGGCGGCAACCTTACTCGAGCAATGCTGGCAAAAACTGCGCAAGCGCTGCCACGGTTTCGCCGCTTTGAATCCGGCTGAGCGCCACCTGGTGCGTATCGCCGCCAAAAAGATGCGCTACAGCGCGGAAGCGTTTGCATCTCTGCATGGAAAACGCGCCACTCCGTTCATTGCGGCATTGGCGGCTTTGCAGGACGAATTGGGAGCGGAAAACGACCGGCATATGGCCATGCGATTGTTGCAGGGATTGCCGAAAGAAACCGCCGCTGTTAGTTTTCAGCTCGGGCAATTGAGCGGCTCACTGGCATTTGCGGCCGCACAACATGATCAGCTGTCGTCCGCAAGCTGGAAGAAACTGGCAGGGTCTACTTTATTCTGGCGGTAA
- a CDS encoding polyphosphate kinase 2 family protein: MKNHPVKPGSKLDLSQCDPGDTGDFEKTTQGKEAAKAVTEKLIGKLDELQERLFANGNRALLIVLQGMDTSGKDGVIKHVMSGVNPQGCKVVTFKTPSAEELKHDFLWRVHQKAPEKGQIGIFNRSHYEDVLITRVHGLISDKVVQQRFDQINEFEELLSESGTCILKFFLHISKDEQKKRLEERINNPEKRWKFSTGDIEERKFWKNYMEAFEAMLSATSTDLAPWHIVPANRKWYRNLVIAQQVVHALENMKLKTPPAPAGINFDTLKIE; the protein is encoded by the coding sequence ATGAAAAACCACCCAGTAAAACCCGGCAGCAAGCTCGATCTGTCGCAATGTGATCCCGGTGATACCGGCGATTTCGAGAAAACCACGCAGGGCAAGGAAGCAGCCAAAGCCGTTACGGAAAAATTGATCGGCAAGCTGGATGAATTGCAGGAGCGTTTGTTCGCCAACGGCAATCGCGCGCTGCTGATCGTGTTGCAGGGTATGGATACCAGCGGCAAGGATGGCGTCATCAAGCATGTGATGTCGGGCGTCAATCCGCAGGGGTGTAAAGTGGTGACGTTCAAGACGCCGTCGGCGGAAGAGCTGAAGCATGATTTTTTGTGGCGTGTGCATCAGAAAGCGCCGGAAAAAGGCCAGATCGGTATTTTCAACCGTTCGCATTATGAAGATGTGCTGATCACGCGCGTGCACGGCTTGATTTCGGACAAGGTGGTGCAGCAGCGGTTTGATCAAATCAATGAATTCGAGGAACTGTTGTCCGAAAGCGGCACGTGCATTCTGAAGTTTTTCCTGCATATTTCCAAGGATGAACAGAAGAAACGGTTGGAAGAGCGCATCAACAATCCGGAGAAACGCTGGAAATTCAGCACCGGCGACATCGAAGAGCGTAAATTCTGGAAAAACTATATGGAAGCGTTCGAAGCCATGCTCAGCGCCACCAGCACCGATCTCGCGCCGTGGCATATCGTGCCGGCCAATCGCAAGTGGTACCGTAATCTGGTCATCGCACAACAGGTAGTGCATGCTCTGGAAAACATGAAACTGAAAACACCGCCGGCGCCCGCCGGAATCAACTTTGATACCTTGAAGATTGAGTAG
- a CDS encoding adenosylcobalamin-dependent ribonucleoside-diphosphate reductase — protein MNDPHLTTPIAQHIWDTKYRHYEHGVALDTCIEDTWQRVAKALAVPEKNPDDWQARFYSILRDFKFLPGGRIQAGAGTAHQVTLFNCFVMGTIADSMDGIFDALKEGALTMQQGGGVGYDFSTLRPRGVSAAGVGSVASGPVSFMRIWDSMCATILSTGARRGAIMGTLRCDHPDIEEFIAAKQDRSQLRHFNVSVLVSDAFMAAVSRDEDWPLVFPANESEAGGELLVRVWPGCDDLVPCKVYKRIRARTLWQKIMQANYDYAEPGVLFIDRINRLNNLYYCETIQATNPCGEVPLPPYGACNLGSINLTQFVRDPFTPQARLDFDAIGATAATAVRLLDNVIDVSHFPLPNQAEQAHCSRRIGLGLTGLADALIMLQIRYGSSEAEKIAQLAMQRICHAAYQASIELAGEKGAFPLFDKEKYLAGAFVRTLPESIRNGIAQYGIRNSHLTAIAPAGTISLLANNVSSGLEPVFDSDYTRRVLKRDGCYADYAVTDCAAALWRKVRARNDLPLAFVTAHELAPAEHLRMQAAIQPYVDQAISKTINVPVDYDFAAFLDLYRQAYDLGLKGCTTFRPNAVTGEILHKPDVEHAASHCCGLEREPD, from the coding sequence ATGAACGACCCCCATCTCACCACCCCCATCGCCCAACACATCTGGGATACTAAATACCGTCACTATGAGCACGGTGTCGCGTTGGACACTTGCATCGAAGACACCTGGCAGCGCGTTGCGAAGGCGCTGGCCGTGCCGGAAAAAAATCCGGATGATTGGCAGGCGCGTTTTTACAGCATTCTGCGCGATTTTAAATTTCTTCCTGGCGGGCGGATTCAGGCGGGGGCGGGAACTGCGCACCAGGTGACGTTGTTCAATTGTTTCGTGATGGGAACGATTGCCGATTCGATGGATGGCATTTTTGACGCGCTCAAGGAAGGGGCGTTGACGATGCAGCAGGGCGGCGGGGTTGGGTATGATTTCTCGACGTTGCGGCCACGCGGTGTGTCAGCCGCCGGTGTCGGGTCGGTGGCTTCCGGGCCGGTTTCGTTCATGCGCATTTGGGACAGCATGTGCGCGACCATCCTGTCGACCGGCGCGCGGCGCGGCGCGATAATGGGCACGTTGCGTTGCGATCATCCGGATATCGAGGAATTCATCGCTGCCAAGCAGGATCGCAGTCAGTTGAGGCATTTCAATGTTTCCGTGCTCGTCAGCGACGCGTTCATGGCTGCCGTCAGCCGCGACGAAGATTGGCCGCTGGTTTTTCCTGCAAACGAAAGTGAAGCCGGTGGCGAGCTGCTCGTGCGCGTCTGGCCGGGTTGCGATGATCTGGTGCCGTGCAAGGTGTACAAACGCATCCGGGCGCGCACGTTATGGCAGAAAATCATGCAAGCCAACTACGATTACGCCGAACCGGGCGTATTGTTTATTGACCGCATCAACCGGCTGAATAATTTGTATTACTGCGAAACGATTCAAGCCACCAATCCGTGCGGCGAAGTGCCGCTGCCGCCTTACGGCGCTTGCAATCTGGGTTCGATCAACCTCACGCAATTCGTGCGCGATCCTTTTACCCCGCAAGCGCGGCTTGATTTCGATGCGATTGGGGCGACAGCGGCGACTGCCGTGCGGCTGCTGGATAATGTCATCGACGTTTCGCATTTTCCCTTACCCAATCAGGCTGAACAGGCGCACTGCTCTCGGCGTATCGGTTTGGGGCTGACGGGCTTGGCCGATGCGCTGATCATGCTGCAAATCCGCTACGGTAGCAGTGAAGCGGAAAAAATCGCGCAGCTTGCTATGCAGCGTATCTGTCACGCGGCCTATCAGGCTTCGATAGAACTGGCGGGGGAGAAGGGCGCGTTTCCGCTGTTCGATAAAGAAAAATACCTGGCCGGTGCTTTTGTGCGGACGTTGCCGGAATCCATCCGCAACGGCATCGCGCAATACGGCATCCGCAACAGCCATCTGACCGCCATCGCTCCGGCGGGTACCATTAGTCTGCTGGCCAACAATGTTTCGAGCGGGCTGGAACCGGTATTTGACAGTGATTACACGCGACGGGTATTGAAGCGCGATGGTTGTTATGCGGATTATGCGGTGACCGATTGCGCCGCTGCTTTATGGCGCAAAGTTCGTGCCCGTAACGATTTGCCGCTCGCTTTCGTTACTGCGCACGAACTGGCACCAGCCGAGCATTTGCGCATGCAGGCCGCGATTCAGCCGTACGTCGATCAGGCGATTTCCAAGACGATCAACGTTCCGGTGGATTACGACTTCGCGGCT